One region of Bubalus kerabau isolate K-KA32 ecotype Philippines breed swamp buffalo chromosome 6, PCC_UOA_SB_1v2, whole genome shotgun sequence genomic DNA includes:
- the LOC129656000 gene encoding S-phase kinase-associated protein 1-like: MPSIKLQSSDGEIFEVDVEIAKQSVTIKTMLEDLGMDDEGDDDPVPLPNVNATILKKVIQWCTHHKDDPPPPEDDENKEKRTDDIPVWDQEFLKVDQGTLFELILAANYLDIKGLLDVTCKTVANMIKGKTPEEIRKTFNIKNDFTEEEEAQVRKENQWCEEK, encoded by the coding sequence ATGCCTTCAATTAAGTTGCAGAGTTCTGATGGAGAGATATTCGAAGTTGATGTTGAAATTGCAAAACAATCTGTGACCATCAAGACTATGTTGGAAGATTTGGGAATGGATGATGAAGGAGATGATGATCCAGTCCCTTTGCCAAATGTTAATGCAACAATATTGAAAAAGGTCATTCAGTGGTGCACCCACCACAAGGATGATCCTCCTCCTCCTGAGGATGATGAGAACAAAGAAAAACGAACAGATGATATACCTGTTTGGGATCAAGAATTCCTGAAAGTTGACCAAGGGACACTCTTTGAACTTATATTGGCAGCAAACTACTTAGACATCAAAGGTTTGCTTGATGTTACCTGCAAGACTGTTGCTAATATGATCAAGGGCAAAACTCCTGAGGAGATTCGAAAGACATTCAATATCAAAAATGATTTTACTGAAGAAGAGGAAGCCCAGGTACGCAAAGAGAACCAGTGGTGTGAGGAGAAGTGA